In the Apis cerana isolate GH-2021 linkage group LG7, AcerK_1.0, whole genome shotgun sequence genome, AGACAGTCCTTAagcaaattaaatatgatgagacaaataaattattcgttatttcacaagaattaaaaaatcgtatacaatgattaaaaaattttcctaaaatttttaacagaatttCAAGATtggacttttttttaaataataatattttattaaatttatcgtattatgtcaaaataaattcatttcccTATTATATTAAAGCGATTTTAgacttagaaattttaattcagtcaatgaaaaaaactaatataaaaaagatttctaaatttttagaaaatgttgATTTTTGCTTTCAATAacatagtaataatataatgtatttataaaagaagattatttgtaaatatacttacaaaaatatttcaattatattgttttaaattatttttatacaaattctaatatttcaaaaatttctaaaatatgaatcaaaactaaaaaaaattatactttttatacctacacatttttttttaatttaataatggtatcgcgaaatgttattaaaaatgttatcactcagaaaatatattaaaaataacacgaaaaataaaaatttttaatctttgagaGGATTCTAACGGAAAATTCTAGATCAAAATTTGAACACAGGACGATGTTGTGAACACTAGAACGGGTCACTTTGAAATGATTGGTAAGCTTAAAATGTATAAGACTAATTCATTTTCGAACAAAGCTTCGTGTGTAAATAAAATCACGTGATTAAAATctagtaaaaacaaaaatcgtaTTTACAATTCTTATACACTTATACCAAGAGTGTAAGTATCGGTATGTGaaagaatttcaatcattaattgaaattagcaAATTGGAGAAAgatcaaaatgaattttagaaaatttctacCGTATGTTGAAATAATAGAGCAACCCACAAAAACTTTACGTTTTCGATATGAATGTGAAGGCAGATTAGCCGGTAATATACCAGGTGCAAGCAgtacattagaaaataaaacgtgTCCTAGTATAAGAGTAAGTagtgaagaaatgaaaaataaaataatacgtgatagaattaatttaatttaatttttagattaaaattgatataaagtaataacaaataagaTTGATTGTAGGTAGTTGGATATAAAGGTCAGGCTATAGCTGTAGCATCGTGTGTAACAAAAGACAAACCATACAGACCCCATCCTCATAATCTGATTGGAAGGGAAGGATGTGAAAAAGGTGTTTGTACAATCGAAATTACATCAGAAGACATGACAGTGACATTTGCAAATCTTGGTATCATGTGCGTTAAAAGGAACGACAtcaaaagagaattaaaaataagagaggAGATTCGTGTAGATCCTTTTCgaagtaaattaaaatcccACTTTCCGTTTGTTCGATTATGctcgatatataaaaacaaatcatatttaaaaattgtttgaatagCTGGCTTTCAATTCAAAAGGGATCTTAATTCCATTGATCTAAATTCAGTGAGACTATGCTTCCAAGTGTTTTTAGAAGGAACGCAGAAAGGGAAATTCAACGTGCCATTAACACCAATTGTATCCGATCCtatattcgataaaagtaTGTTTAATTACACGTTTATATCCagtttttaagatattaattctttaattgcgcattgaataattaatattgaatatttaagagATAATACCGGATCTAATGATATGCGAGCTCAGTCATTATAGCGCATCGGTTGCTGGTGGCATGCATATGATTTTGTTGTGTGAAAAGGTTGTAAAAGATGATATACAAGTGAGATTCTTTGAGGAGAAGAATGGGAAAGTAGTTTGGGAAGGATTTGGTGATTTTCACCCTGCTCATGTGCACAAACAAgtatgtatgtaatatttaagttttacataaaattacgccagattaattgataatcctttaattaatttaattaatgcagACAGCAATTCGCTTCAAAACATCAAGTTATCACACGCAGGAAATTGAGGAGCCAGTCTCAGTACAAATTCAACTGAAAAGGCCATCAGATGGTGCATTGAGCGAACCATTACCTTTTCTAATGTTACCTCTCAGTCCAggtagatttatttattaatctttgtaaaaaaaaaatattcactagaagagaatatctttcttttatcgGCACTCTTATAGTGAATGAATTTCGCACGTTCAtttgtcttaaaaaaaaatgatatgataatatttttaatgtacaatttatagataatCCTAATTCCttaaaacgaaagaaacgaaagattaataataacgatgtAAACACAGAATTGAAACAGAAAGAAACGGAAACTGAGGAAAgtgagtattttatttttgtattgtattcTATAACTTATCAATTTAAGTAATTTCATTGTTCCATCgtcaaaatttctaaaagtgcatttacatttacaaaataGTTAGTTCTTTGTTATaagtattcatatttattttgaactaAATACTGACTTtgtgaaaaatctaaaatatttgtcgaaagtaataatatgtaatgtaataaataataaagtaatttatattattctatttcattaatagatatctattttatcGTGATTGTAAATAActgctaaaattatataatctgttatatcaataatcattttaaccTTATTATTATCAGAATCATCGGAAGTGATAGTTCCTCGATTTGAATGTtcagaaaatgaagaattgtTTCCATTGCGCGCCTTGGAAATCATTTCTGAGCAACcgcaatttaataatgaaactataaggttgatttttatataattatcatgtaacaaatataaaataatgaatcaaaaaatataattacgaatctaaaggaattttaatgttaacaCAGGGAAGAAATATCGCCAATAGAAAACAATCCAACGCTTATTCAGTCACCTCGACCATCACCTCAATATCCATTAACAAACGGTGACGCAGAACAAGTATCAATCGACTTGCGTCCAAAAgaacaattttcatatattcatgaCATGTTACAAATACAACCTGAAGAACACTTAACGTTAACTAAAGTGACATCAGAATCACGTTACGAGGAATTTCATTTGTTGGAAAACGctggtaatttaaatatttttgcattcatTATAAGTGCGCTTATGTATACTGCATGTATACTGTTATTTTGATCTTATTCcgagataataatttacgtAACAGGTGAAGTGGAAGAAACAAATGGTATAAATACCATAAATATGGATAGCTTAGAATGCGATTTTGATtcgaatcttttaaaaattaattcagaagaactttataattttaatattgaaaatctatctgaaaatctatctaatatattatccATTTCGGATATTTCTAaggtatatatttcatatctatatttcctaattagtttattaaatgaataaaaattaattattattgttgttattaaatttagctAAACGAGAGTTTAAATGAAGAGCAAGAGCAAAGAaaagatagtaaaaaaaagaataataatgggtaataatttttctaaatgaatttttaatgatattattgaagaatttgtgttttaaataatatttatgatatattttttattcgtacaattgcatataaaaaaatatatcataagtaTCATTCAAGtatcaatttaaaagaaaatttctttcaatatatattctacaaatttctttgaatatatcatattattaatattggctgtgatgtatatttttatgtaaatttttagaatatttatttaatttttttattatttttatatcaaaattataaattcaatatcataaattaaaaatatttattaattaaataaaaataaataatattagtaattgtaaaatattatgactATGAACTAAATCTCgatgtatataatatcgatataaaaaatcgttttaatgcaatataatcttaatatagatattttaccATGACATCAACTGATCTTGTgtaattgcaaattaaaatgCGACAAGATTTCTTTCtgcatttaattgtttataattttttttatatatttttttatatatatttaacctttgtatataatataactttattgtaataattttttgataaagatctatttttttaatgtagtttctaatttaattaatcaaatgtattatattttttgaagatgAAAAACTTgttgtgataaaatataaaaggctTGAAAATcctatcgaataaaaaattatttacgttaaaagaattattattttttaattaaatttttcaaaaattattcttttaataaattcttgaatAAATCACAGCTATAAACACATAAAGatcagatttattaaatttttcctagtTAATCCTAGTTAATTAATCCtagtttcaatataattttatttctaaattaaatttaaagatatctttttatgataaaattagatttaaatctgTGTACTAAGAACAATCcacatatttttcatcattttatataatactttgcgttaaaatattcaaataactaTCCAGTTAGCATATCTAATCATATGATATTGTttccataaaatttgttatattatatttgaaaataaaaataaatttatgtaatgaatgaattaaataatttatatataatttatggatatttaaaatgaaataaaagaaatcagattaatgcaaaaatttgataattaaagaaaatggaagaattaaattggaaaaatgaaaattaatttttaaaaatgaatattaatttttcctttatatattcattacacATGTATGAAAAGCAAAGATACATTAGTGTAATGTTAATTTCCTAATTTCCATAATGTTAAATTTGGTATTTTTTAActgttcaatataataatattatcaaaaataaaaaaataaacaataaaattaaaataagcgtaaatttacaattatcatttagatttaaattagaatattattttaataattcaaattctataatcttAATGCTTATAATgcttatgtattattttcttgacTACATGAATccttattaaaatgaatgacgatgaaaatattatgaatactaATGATATTATCtgagaacatttttttaattttttttttttaccatcatcaattatattagaattcaatatttatttgaaatttatataaaatattcgcaatatacgatatataaaatatattaatatctaatattaaatataacatatatataataatacattttgcaattattatgatattatattcatatccatttaattatttcctttattatatttccggtattttttatagattagcaatctataaaaaattgtacatatttgTGGAAGTATACGAATGCGTCATACCAAgatttatccaaaaaaaaaagtttagcTGATGAATTCTTGAAAGttgaacatatattttaaaccttataatttgataatagtgATGGATATGATGATATTGAGATTCAAtgcaattcaattcaattcaatgaCAAACAATTCATTATccaaataatagtaaaaatagtttatataaataataataataatagtttaattatgcttacataattgttataattgttatagtAGTTCtccttctataaatttttaatttctgcttctttatttaaaaaacattcctAAGAAATCAAggatctattaaaaaaattatctatgtattttatcatattatttgatcgattgaattctattataattctatcatgtatataatatttgtttatattatccattttaatatcttttttatctttttatcgtaCAAAAAtgtatgagaaaaaaattgtttgatttatcttttaacttaataatcgaatataaagtcatcatcatttaaatatagcatatgatatgaaaatttgcatatgaaaatatgtagttatttcattattatatatttatataagaatttaaatgaatttaatgaatttaactattgaaaatattttaagatattttcattattataatttttatatttcaaagtctagaaatatatattcgaagtttagaaatatttaattaattataatatttaattaatatttaattaattactgttAGCGTCatcatttcttataaaatttaaacatctaATAAGAAATGAACTTGGGAATACTCACGTTCGGATAATCGTAgcaaataaatagattatatttttcttggaaaaattaaatcttttagaGAAAGaactataaagaaaaatattatattgaaatataacaattctaatctaataatatcctATAGGTTTTTACTGTATTCCTTCACGTTGAAAGAATTATCTTAAACCTAACAAAAAATCTGATCATATCGACTTATAATGAATCacacgatattaataaaacaatttttaaataaatatttaaatgaaaatatgaaaatatagttTCAGTCATAAATTATCccataaattatttcacaaaatatttaacaacgaTCTagaggattaattttaaaattattcgttgaataatttttctattaacacaaatatttaattaataaatattaatatctaattctaattctatctaattttaaaaaaaatcgtaaaatataaacgtAAAGGAAATCAGAAAGATTTcgaaagattgattttaactgttgaaataaaaataaaaataatgcataaattatgaattaaaatttattctttaatttataggcaatatttctttaattttatacaacatCTCTGGAACATCTTCGCAAACAATTAATCACTAACAGAATatctatgaatttattaacagATGTTATGTAtagatatcaaataatatcaatgattTGTCAagtcacaaaaattttaatcaatcttaattattgatctaaataataataaattatttcttgattaatcACAAATTTCGATACATctatacacaaaatattattttgctaatatttgcataaaactgatgaattataattacaaatttttacaattataataaacaagcataatttcaaagtaattatacctattaaattattctatcgtATTATGTTGATTCGTTATAagcaatatatacatatacatatatatatatatgtgtgtgtgtgtgtataaagTCATTGAGATATAAAGACTCACAGATTCATGTTCAGTTTCAAATCAAGTACCTTCGTAGCAatcatgatattataaatcctATCTACAATTGATATTCGAGTACTTAAAGTGattgtttttgttattttcattttgtagTTCCACTGTTtggataacaaatttttaaggaggaaaagaatttcttttggaTCCATTcagtatataaagatattagaCAGACGACATttgattatcaaattaataaaatacaaaatgaaattatgtttgtgctttttattacaattattcgtGTTGACTATGGCTCAAAGGACTATTTTGGACAGTCCAGATATACGATCAGTGGTTCGTCTGTTTCGTAATTTGCTCTTTCAAACGTTTGGtacgtattaaatattaattatttagcaCAGtggcatataattttaatgaatcacaatgatttaataatttgtgaaataaaataaatatttagcattaacattatttaaagcattatttaaaaataaaaaaagaattagaaaaataatttgtgcaatattttcaaactaaaactaaattatatttaaactaagttaaaatttttaaaatattatatcgaagatttcaaaaattgattaaaacctATTCCtgtttattctattctattcttgtTTATTGTattctgttttttaaataattaataataattttcatttatttgtggAAATAATCAAAGTAAACTGCACAAGTAAAAATAACCAATAATTgctttgtttatataaaagggaaagaagaaagagttgcaatacaatatacaaataaacttcaaaaagaaattccaCCAAATATTCCATTTCCTTGCAATTTGAcaggtaattaaataaattattattatcataaaatcgtaaaaattcaaaaaatcgtGCTCTTAAATGCCATTTACtgattataacaatttaattttctaaaatccaATATTTGTAGGTGCTAGATCTCCTACTATTCCTGATTCAGTTCATCGTTTAAGACCAGGAGACATAGATGTTATTGCTGCGTTGGGCGATTCTTTGACGAGCGGAATGGGAATTTTTGCAACCAATTTACTAGATCTATACATTGAGAATAGGGGTGTGATGGCAATTATAGGCGGTGAAAAAAATTGGCGAAAATATTTGACGATCCCCAATATCCTCAAAGTacgttcattataaataattataatctaataatcaaatattctgataagataaattttcttatgtatAGGAATTTAATCCTAACTTAATAGGCTATTCACTTGGAGATTCTTTAACTACTAATCCACCTTCGCAATTAAATGTAGCTGAGATTGGTGCAATGTCCAGAGACATGCCTTTCATGGCGAAATTTTTAgtcaatagaataaaaaatgacgAAAGAATAGATATAGAGAAGCATTGGAAGGtacgtattataaataaaattatataagattttataaaaattatagaaatgacATGGGGATAAGACTTGAATTcattaaagtttaataatgaaaattatataagtatcagagattaatgaaataaatatttaaaattaaaataagtttaaaattatataatgcttctatttatttcagatgatttttattctcattgGATTCAATGACATTTGTA is a window encoding:
- the LOC107999258 gene encoding embryonic polarity protein dorsal-like — its product is MNFRKFLPYVEIIEQPTKTLRFRYECEGRLAGNIPGASSTLENKTCPSIRVVGYKGQAIAVASCVTKDKPYRPHPHNLIGREGCEKGVCTIEITSEDMTVTFANLGIMCVKRNDIKRELKIREEIRVDPFRTGFQFKRDLNSIDLNSVRLCFQVFLEGTQKGKFNVPLTPIVSDPIFDKKIIPDLMICELSHYSASVAGGMHMILLCEKVVKDDIQVRFFEEKNGKVVWEGFGDFHPAHVHKQTAIRFKTSSYHTQEIEEPVSVQIQLKRPSDGALSEPLPFLMLPLSPDNPNSLKRKKRKINNNDVNTELKQKETETEEKSSEVIVPRFECSENEELFPLRALEIISEQPQFNNETIREEISPIENNPTLIQSPRPSPQYPLTNGDAEQVSIDLRPKEQFSYIHDMLQIQPEEHLTLTKVTSESRYEEFHLLENAGEVEETNGINTINMDSLECDFDSNLLKINSEELYNFNIENLSENLSNILSISDISKLNESLNEEQEQRKDSKKKNNNG
- the LOC107999250 gene encoding phospholipase B1, membrane-associated — its product is MKLCLCFLLQLFVLTMAQRTILDSPDIRSVVRLFRNLLFQTFGKEERVAIQYTNKLQKEIPPNIPFPCNLTGARSPTIPDSVHRLRPGDIDVIAALGDSLTSGMGIFATNLLDLYIENRGVMAIIGGEKNWRKYLTIPNILKEFNPNLIGYSLGDSLTTNPPSQLNVAEIGAMSRDMPFMAKFLVNRIKNDERIDIEKHWKMIFILIGFNDICTDICVLPSPWSCLENHKKDLLKTLRILRDNLPRTFVGLIIPTHLREIVETDNSTNSIICYAMRAIFCSCLFSLRHKNQREEYFKIMSRWQEIDEEIAKYPEFHTNDFTVIPLPGIKNAKLPRNKDGLSEINKYFSADCFHISQLGNARSANTLWNNLLQPIGKKTNNEWLLPFEKFLCPTSERPYLATFENS